One Phaseolus vulgaris cultivar G19833 chromosome 4, P. vulgaris v2.0, whole genome shotgun sequence DNA window includes the following coding sequences:
- the LOC137836562 gene encoding putative disease resistance RPP13-like protein 1, whose protein sequence is MHFGELKNLQVLSTFFVDRNSELGTKQLGGLNLHGRLSINDVQNILNPLDALEANVKDKHLVELELDWKSDHIPDDPRKEKEVLQNLQPSNLLENLSMRNYSGTEFPSWVFDNSLSNLVFLKLEDCKYCLCLPPLGLLSSLKTLEIEGFDGIVSVGAEFYGSNSSFASLDCLEFQNMKEWEEWECKTTSFPRLRQLLVFKCPKLKGTKVVVSDELRISGNSMDTSHTDGIFRLHFFPKLCSLKLIDCQNLRRISQEYAHNHLMNLYIHDCPQFKSFLFPKPMEIRFSSLTALYITKCPEVELFPDRGFPLNIKEMSLSCLKLIASLRESLKCLESLCIGNLDVEFFPDEVLLPPSITSLRINHCPNLKKMHYKGLCHLSSLTLLNCPSLQSLPAEGLPKSISSLAIWDCPLLKERCQNPDGEDWTKIAHIQELDVW, encoded by the coding sequence ATGCATTTTGGAGAATTGAAGAATCTTCAAGTACTGAGTACATTTTTCGTGGACAGAAATAGTGAGCTAGGTACTAAGCAACTAGGAGGACTCAATCTTCATGGAAGGCTATCAATCAATGACGTGCAGAATATTTTGAATCCTTTGGATGCATTAGAAGCAAATGTGAAAGATAAACACCTTGTGGAGCTAGAATTAGATTGGAAGTCGGACCACATCCCTGATGATCcaaggaaagaaaaggaagtACTTCAGAATCTACAACCTTCCAATCTCTTGGAGAATTTGTCAATGAGGAACTACAGTGGTACAGAATTCCCAAGTTGGGTATTCGATAATTCGTTATCAAATCTGGTGTTCTTAAAGTTGGAGGACTGTAAATATTGCCTATGTTTGCCTCCCCTTGGACTTTTGTCATCACTGAAGACCCTTGAGATTGAAGGGTTTGATGGAATAGTGAGCGTTGGTGCTGAATTTTATGGGAGCAACTCTTCGTTTGCATCCTTGGATTGCTTGGAATTCCAGAATATGAAGGAATGGGAAGAATGGGAGTGTAAAACTACTTCTTTTCCACGTCTTCGACAGCTTCTTGTGTTTAAATGTCCGAAACTGAAAGGTACGAAAGTAGTTGTTAGTGATGAGCTCAGAATTAGCGGAAACAGTATGGACACATCGCATACTGATGGCATCTTTCGACTACATTTCTTTCCAAAGCTCTGTTCTCTTAAACTGATAGACTGCCAAAACCTAAGAAGAATTTCACAGGAGTACGCTCATAATCATCTCATGAATCTATATATTCATGATTGCCCTCAATTTAAATCATTCCTGTTTCCCAAACCCATGGAAATCCGGTTTTCGTCCCTTACTGCTCTGTATATAACTAAGTGTCCAGAAGTTGAGTTGTTCCCAGATCGAGGTTTTCcgttaaatataaaagaaatgtcTCTTTCATGTTTAAAACTTATCGCCTCCTTGAGAGAGAGCTTGAAATGTCTTGAAAGCTTGTGTATTGGAAATTTGGACGTGGAGTTTTTTCCCGATGAAGTTTTGCTACCACCCTCTATCACCTCTCTACGAATCAATCATTGCCCAAATCTTAAAAAGATGCACTACAAGGGTCTCTGCCACCTCTCCTCTCTCACACTTCTTAATTGTCCCAGCCTTCAAAGCTTACCAGCGGAGGGTCTCCCTAAATCCATCTCTTCTCTTGCAATATGGGATTGTCCATTGCTGAAGGAGCGTTGTCAGAATCCAGATGGGGAAGACTGGACAAAGATTGCTCACATCCAAGAACTGGATGTTTGGTGA
- the LOC137836686 gene encoding putative disease resistance RPP13-like protein 1: MAAELVGGALLSAFLQVAFDKLTSPQLLDFFRGRKLDEKLLANLNIKLHSINALADDAELKQFTDPHVKAWLFAVKEAVFDAEDLLGEIDYKLTRCQVKAQSKPQTCTYKVSNIFNSIFTSFNKKIEFGMKEVLEKLEYLANQKGDLGLKEGTYSGDGSGSNVPLKLPSSSLVVESVIYGRDADKDIIINWLTSETDNPNHPSILSIVGMGGLGKTTLAQHVYSDPKIEDAKFDIKAWVCVSDHFHVLTVTRQILEAITNKKDDSGNLEMVHKNLKEKLSGKKFLLVLDDVWNERPAEWEAVRTPLSYGAPGSRILVTTRSEKVASSMRSKVHLLKQLGEDECWKVFENHALKDGDLELNDELKEIGGRIVERCKGLPLALKTIGCLLRTKSSVSDWKNILESEIWELPKEHSEIIPALFLSYRYLPSHLKRCFAYCALFPKDYEFVKEELILLWMAQNFLQSPQHIRHPEEVGEEYFNDLLSRSFFQHSGFGRRFLMHDLMNDLAKYVCADFCFRLKFDKGQCIQKTTRHFSFDFDDVKSFDGFGSLTDAKRLRSFLPISQVLTHDWNFKISLHDLFSKIKFIRVLSFFGCSDIREVPDSVADLKHLHSLDLSRTTIQSYLTQYVCSITY, from the coding sequence ATGGCAGCAGAACTTGTTGGTGGTGCTCTTCTTTCCGCCTTTCTTCAGGTTGCATTCGACAAGCTGACTTCTCCTCAACTTCTGGACTTCTTTCGTGGAAGAAAACTTGATGAGAAGCTCCTCGCCAATTTGAACATCAAACTGCATTCCATCAATGCTCTCGCTGATGATGCTGAACTCAAGCAGTTCACAGATCCACACGTCAAAGCATGGCTTTTTGCTGTCAAAGAGGCTGTCTTTGATGCAGAGGATCTTTTGGGTGAAATAGACTATAAACTCACCAGATGCCAAGTCAAAGCTCAATCCAAACCTCAAACCTGTACTTACAAGGTATCAAATATCTTCAACTCTATTTTCACTTCatttaataagaaaattgaATTTGGGATGAAAGAAGTCCTAGAGAAACTAGAATATCTTGCAAACCAAAAGGGTGATCTTGGTTTGAAGGAGGGTACTTATTCTGGTGATGGATCAGGTAGTAACGTGCCACTGAAATTGCCATCATCTTCTTTGGTGGTTGAAAGTGTTATTTACGGCAGAGATGCTGACAAAGATATAATCATTAATTGGCTCACATCTGAAACCGACAATCCTAACCACCCATCAATACTTTCCATTGTGGGCATGGGTGGCTTGGGTAAGACCACACTCGCCCAGCATGTGTACAGTGACCCAAAGATCGAGGATGCAAAATTTGATATCAAAGCATGGGTCTGTGTTTCTGatcattttcatgttttgaCAGTGACAAGACAAATTCTTGAGGCAATCACAAATAAAAAAGATGACAGTGGGAACCTAGAAATGGTTCACAAAAATCTGAAAGAAAAATTGTCAGGAAAGAAGTTTCTTCTTGTTTTGGATGATGTTTGGAACGAAAGACCAGCAGAATGGGAAGCTGTGCGAACTCCTCTTAGCTACGGGGCTCCAGGAAGTAGAATTCTTGTCACAACTCGCAGTGAGAAAGTTGCTTCTAGCATGAGGTCTAAAGTGCATCTTCTAAAGCAATTAGGAGAGGATGAAtgctggaaagtttttgaaaatcatgCATTAAAAGATGGTGATCTTGAATTGAATGATGAGCTAAAGGAGATTGGTGGAAGGATAGTTGAGAGGTGCAAGGGATTACCTTTAGCTTTGAAAACAATTGGATGTCTTTTACGCACAAAGTCATCCGTTTCAGATTGGAAGAACATATTGGAAAGTGAGATATGGGAGTTACCAAAAGAACACAGTGAAATTATTCCTGCGTTATTTTTGAGCTATCGCTATCTTCCTTCTCATCTTAAAAGGTGCTTTGCTTATTGTGCCTTATTCCCCAAAGATTATGAGTTTGTGAAGGAGGAGTTAATTTTGTTGTGGATGGCGCAAAATTTTCTACAAAGTCCACAACATATTAGACATCCAGAAGAAGTTGGTGAAGAGTACTTCAATGATCTTTTGTCAAGGTCTTTCTTTCAACATTCAGGTTTCGGGAGACGTTTCCTCATGCATGACCTTATGAATGATTTGGCAAAATATGTTTGTGCGGATTTCTGTTTCAGGTTGAAATTTGATAAAGGCCAATGTATACAGAAAACAACTCGtcatttttcatttgatttcGATGATGTCAAAAGTTTTGATGGTTTTGGGAGTTTAACAGATGCTAAAAGACTTCGTTCATTTCTTCCTATCTCACAAGTTTTGACTCACGATTGGAATTTCAAGATTTCCCTACATGATTTGTTTTCCAAGATTAAGTTTATACGCGTGTTATCTTTCTTTGGTTGTTCAGACATTAGAGAGGTCCCGGATTCTGTAGCTGATCTTAAACATCTTCATTCGTTAGATCTTTCACGTACTACGATACAAAGCTACCTGACTCAATATGTTTGCTCTATAACTTACTAA